A stretch of the Thalassotalea euphylliae genome encodes the following:
- a CDS encoding TonB-dependent receptor, which produces MAIRKNKVSEAISLVLMGMTAFASSNAYAQQSNESEADTDDVEVIEIRGIRGSLDRALNVKQNATGFVDAISAEDVGKLPDNNVAEALQRVTGVSIQRSRGEGDFVSIRGLGPDFVRGTVNGRSLLNATETVDPIFNGNAVTSTGRAANFDILPSEVINRLEVHKSFSANQVEGGIGGSVNLHTAKPLSTGNKFVGSVTANYRDFNEETDPALSGLYSWVNDDESFGFLGSIAYSERSIREDFSRTFGWFPSFGISNQLDTNNDGVGDASPNDVPFPLSNNAEAYEEDRERITAMATLQWASNDSDLTLDLLYSKREVEESHQNLIFLPIIFDGDLANAGAVVNLDGSVQVGNLVEDGTFFSHPTSLRPELTTDLQDYEDDLFSIGLNYKKSLGAWELTTDLSYSKAEGDNTFDRVRIDANNGSFAFNTTINQGGFDIAQTNIGEGASADLGNPANYVISVFDDRFATNEDEEIALQFDATRDIDHDFISSIEMGARLRMREKKIDRASNGNGIGVAGENITLADVGSFNQGASDFLDGMWRSNFAFNSLVFPDNAAARAAFAAGTVPALTADPFGSFEVEEETYAGYAQLNLDGELGDVSFVGDIGVRIVMTQQTVMGSDAEFVITDAGGMDTTVFDSLTTGAATPIEFDDTYTNVLPSMNLRFELSDDLFLRVAANKSLTRPTFNALAPAFSINANSSTNLNGDNFAVSLSGGNPALKPYESDNYDLGLEWYFAPSSAVYLGLFHKEIEDFIANVTNNNVSQVAGQPIRAVGVELDGTRAPIAVDQISLPDNQGEAQVTGLEFGYQHAFESGFGYIANLTLTENSAEFEATGEDIDFPGVSEVSYNLTAYYEADEFQARLSYSSRSDYLVEPSAIGIGGQLFNDDYAQLDASASYDINENFTVFVNAINLTDEDQDVFQILPAGQKRYYSTSHVGTRFALGVRGNF; this is translated from the coding sequence ATGGCAATTCGCAAGAATAAAGTGAGTGAAGCTATTTCGTTGGTGCTAATGGGCATGACCGCGTTTGCTTCAAGCAACGCCTATGCACAACAGTCAAATGAGTCTGAAGCTGATACTGACGACGTTGAAGTGATCGAAATTCGAGGTATTCGCGGTAGTTTAGATCGCGCTTTAAATGTAAAACAAAACGCAACAGGTTTTGTTGACGCTATTAGTGCCGAAGATGTTGGTAAGTTGCCTGATAATAACGTAGCCGAAGCATTACAACGTGTCACGGGGGTGTCTATTCAACGTAGTCGTGGTGAAGGTGACTTTGTTTCTATTCGTGGCTTAGGCCCAGATTTTGTGCGCGGCACAGTCAATGGCCGCTCATTATTGAATGCGACAGAAACCGTTGACCCCATTTTCAACGGTAATGCTGTCACCAGTACTGGTCGTGCTGCGAATTTTGATATTCTCCCGTCGGAAGTAATTAACCGCTTAGAAGTGCACAAGTCATTTTCTGCTAACCAAGTAGAAGGTGGGATCGGTGGTTCAGTTAACTTGCATACCGCTAAACCGCTTTCTACTGGCAACAAATTTGTTGGTTCGGTCACTGCGAATTATCGCGACTTTAATGAAGAGACAGACCCTGCGCTATCTGGCCTATATAGCTGGGTAAATGACGATGAAAGCTTTGGTTTTCTTGGTTCTATTGCCTATTCTGAGCGCTCAATTCGCGAAGACTTTTCACGCACCTTTGGTTGGTTCCCTTCATTTGGTATTAGCAATCAATTAGATACCAATAATGATGGTGTTGGTGATGCTAGTCCGAATGATGTGCCTTTCCCGTTGTCGAATAACGCAGAAGCTTATGAAGAAGATCGTGAGCGTATTACTGCCATGGCGACTTTGCAGTGGGCGTCAAATGACTCTGACCTAACTTTAGATCTACTTTACAGTAAGCGCGAAGTGGAAGAGAGTCATCAAAACCTGATTTTTCTACCCATTATCTTTGACGGTGATTTAGCTAATGCAGGTGCTGTTGTCAACTTGGATGGCAGTGTGCAAGTGGGGAATTTGGTTGAAGACGGTACGTTTTTTAGTCATCCAACCTCACTTCGCCCAGAGCTAACAACCGATTTACAAGACTACGAAGATGATTTGTTCTCAATCGGCTTAAACTACAAAAAGAGCTTAGGTGCTTGGGAGCTAACCACGGATTTAAGCTACTCTAAAGCAGAAGGTGACAATACCTTTGACCGCGTACGAATCGATGCCAACAATGGTTCATTTGCCTTCAATACCACGATAAATCAAGGCGGCTTTGATATTGCCCAAACCAATATAGGTGAGGGTGCTAGTGCTGATCTTGGCAACCCTGCTAACTATGTTATTTCTGTATTTGATGACCGCTTTGCAACCAATGAAGATGAAGAGATTGCTTTGCAGTTTGATGCCACTCGTGACATTGATCATGACTTTATCTCAAGCATTGAAATGGGGGCTAGGTTGCGCATGCGTGAAAAGAAAATTGACCGCGCCTCTAATGGTAACGGCATCGGTGTGGCGGGCGAAAACATCACCCTAGCGGATGTTGGCAGCTTTAACCAAGGGGCGAGTGATTTCCTCGATGGTATGTGGCGCTCCAATTTTGCTTTCAATTCGCTGGTTTTCCCAGATAACGCTGCCGCACGCGCTGCTTTTGCAGCGGGGACGGTACCAGCATTAACAGCTGATCCATTCGGTTCTTTTGAAGTGGAAGAAGAAACATACGCGGGTTACGCTCAGCTGAATCTAGACGGTGAACTAGGTGATGTGTCATTTGTGGGTGACATTGGCGTGCGTATTGTAATGACCCAGCAAACGGTTATGGGGTCTGATGCGGAATTTGTTATCACAGATGCTGGTGGTATGGATACAACAGTTTTTGATAGTTTAACTACGGGGGCAGCAACGCCAATTGAGTTTGACGATACCTATACCAATGTATTGCCGAGCATGAACTTGCGCTTTGAGTTAAGTGATGACTTGTTCTTGCGTGTTGCGGCAAATAAATCGCTAACACGCCCAACCTTCAATGCGTTAGCACCTGCGTTTAGTATTAATGCAAACTCTTCAACTAATCTAAATGGTGATAACTTTGCCGTATCACTTTCAGGTGGTAACCCAGCATTAAAACCTTATGAATCAGATAACTATGACTTGGGCTTAGAGTGGTATTTTGCACCAAGTAGTGCTGTTTACCTAGGCTTGTTCCACAAAGAAATTGAAGATTTTATTGCTAATGTAACTAATAACAATGTGAGTCAAGTAGCTGGACAGCCGATCCGAGCGGTAGGTGTTGAGCTCGACGGTACTCGAGCACCAATTGCTGTTGACCAAATTAGTTTGCCAGACAACCAAGGTGAAGCGCAGGTGACAGGTCTAGAGTTTGGTTACCAACACGCGTTTGAATCTGGTTTTGGTTATATCGCCAACCTAACATTGACTGAAAACTCTGCAGAGTTTGAAGCAACGGGTGAAGATATCGATTTTCCGGGGGTGTCGGAAGTAAGCTACAACTTGACGGCTTACTACGAAGCTGACGAGTTTCAAGCACGCTTATCTTACAGCAGTCGCAGCGATTATTTAGTAGAGCCTAGTGCAATAGGTATCGGTGGGCAGCTGTTTAATGATGACTATGCTCAATTAGATGCATCGGCTAGTTATGACATCAATGAGAACTTCACTGTCTTTGTGAATGCCATCAATCTAACCGATGAAGATCAGGATGTATTCCAAATCTTGCCCGCAGGCCAAAAACGCTACTATTCAACTTCTCATGTTGGAACCCGTTTTGCGCTTGGCGTAAGAGGAAATTTCTAA
- a CDS encoding IclR family transcriptional regulator, with the protein MAAKKQYSAPALEKGLDIIELLAQEAEGLKVTQITEKLDKSVGELFRMLMVLEQRGYVETSEGSDRYRLSLKLFGLANRYPPVKRLTSVAGPVLKRLAFAIEQSCHLVTFFDGHGHVVAQQDSPSSRTFSVRLGATAPLMNTCSGHVLLSYASAEKFEFMMESIPEHHPKPDIEGFANISSQIVKAGHEAIRSRQVQGVMDIGYPVFDSSGDILAALVVPFVDYIDGSHPITLEESKSYIAQAAASISQQLGYTSSD; encoded by the coding sequence ATGGCAGCGAAGAAACAGTACTCAGCACCAGCGTTAGAAAAAGGGCTAGATATCATCGAACTTCTTGCTCAAGAAGCAGAAGGGCTAAAAGTTACTCAAATTACCGAAAAGCTAGATAAATCGGTTGGTGAGTTGTTTCGTATGTTGATGGTGCTGGAGCAACGCGGCTACGTGGAGACCAGTGAGGGTTCTGATCGTTACCGTTTATCGCTTAAATTATTTGGCCTGGCGAATCGCTACCCACCAGTTAAACGCTTAACTAGTGTTGCAGGGCCAGTGCTTAAACGTTTGGCCTTTGCCATTGAACAGTCTTGCCATTTAGTCACTTTCTTTGATGGCCATGGCCATGTTGTTGCACAGCAAGACTCGCCATCATCTCGAACCTTCAGTGTTCGTTTGGGGGCAACGGCACCACTGATGAATACTTGCTCCGGTCATGTGTTACTCTCTTACGCCAGTGCTGAGAAATTTGAATTTATGATGGAAAGTATTCCTGAACATCACCCAAAGCCTGATATCGAAGGCTTTGCCAATATCTCATCGCAAATTGTAAAAGCAGGTCATGAAGCGATCCGCAGCCGCCAAGTGCAGGGCGTGATGGATATTGGTTACCCTGTTTTTGATAGCTCTGGTGATATTTTAGCTGCGCTCGTTGTGCCATTCGTTGATTACATTGACGGCTCCCACCCAATCACATTGGAAGAATCCAAATCCTACATTGCCCAAGCGGCAGCCAGTATTTCTCAGCAGTTAGGCTATACCAGCAGCGATTAG
- a CDS encoding UxaA family hydrolase, whose translation MQTKFVRVNANDNVVICCQRISAGEQVTIGEQQFTMTTTIEVGHKVASQAIGLGEKIIRYGVPIGSATTDIEFGEHVHLHNMKSDYIPSHTRQSRVGE comes from the coding sequence ATGCAAACAAAATTTGTACGAGTAAATGCAAACGACAATGTGGTGATTTGCTGCCAACGCATTAGTGCAGGTGAGCAAGTCACCATTGGTGAGCAGCAGTTCACTATGACAACGACTATCGAAGTTGGTCACAAAGTCGCAAGCCAAGCGATTGGGCTCGGCGAAAAGATTATTCGCTACGGCGTACCTATCGGCTCCGCAACTACCGACATAGAGTTTGGCGAGCATGTTCATCTGCACAATATGAAAAGCGATTACATTCCCAGCCACACGCGACAATCAAGAGTGGGAGAATAA
- a CDS encoding UxaA family hydrolase, whose amino-acid sequence MRGFKRADGRKGIRNTVVVAYLVECAHHVAKTIVAKVDHDDVQLIGFPGCYPNDYSLQMMEKLCTHPNVGGVLLVSLGCEGFNREQLIGTIEASKRPVETLVIQQCGGTKSTIDLGVAKASAMLGDIASVERADLDVSELVIGTICGGSDGTSGMSANPAVGVSFDLLLAQGATCIFEETGELIGCEQIMAERAETPELGEALLACVEKAEHYYTKMGYGSFAPGNAEGGLTTQEEKSMGAYAKSGSSKINGIITPGEIPPKNGLFLMDVVPDGEPMFGFPNISDNAEIVELIASGALMILFTTGRGSVVGSAISPVIKICANPETYRNLSEDMDINAGSVIDGNHTVEDIGQQIYDCVLKVASGQQTKSEALGHKEFILTYKRFNTSDTTTIEAIGPACLAH is encoded by the coding sequence ATGAGAGGTTTTAAACGCGCAGATGGCCGCAAAGGTATTCGCAATACAGTAGTGGTGGCCTATTTAGTGGAATGTGCTCATCACGTTGCCAAAACTATTGTTGCCAAAGTTGATCATGATGATGTGCAATTGATTGGCTTTCCCGGTTGCTATCCAAACGATTACTCCCTGCAAATGATGGAAAAACTGTGCACGCACCCTAATGTTGGCGGCGTACTATTAGTGTCGCTGGGCTGCGAAGGTTTTAATCGTGAACAACTTATTGGCACCATTGAAGCAAGCAAACGCCCGGTTGAAACCTTAGTCATCCAACAATGTGGTGGCACCAAATCGACGATTGACCTTGGCGTTGCTAAAGCAAGCGCAATGCTTGGTGATATTGCCAGTGTTGAGCGGGCAGATCTTGATGTTTCAGAGTTAGTAATTGGCACTATCTGCGGTGGCTCAGATGGCACCAGTGGTATGAGCGCAAACCCTGCCGTTGGCGTTAGCTTTGATCTGTTATTAGCACAAGGTGCTACCTGTATTTTTGAAGAAACTGGCGAATTGATTGGTTGCGAACAAATCATGGCAGAGCGTGCAGAAACACCTGAGCTGGGTGAAGCACTACTTGCTTGTGTAGAAAAAGCTGAGCATTACTACACCAAAATGGGCTACGGCAGTTTTGCACCCGGTAACGCCGAAGGCGGTTTGACTACGCAAGAAGAAAAATCGATGGGCGCTTACGCCAAATCAGGCTCTTCAAAAATCAACGGTATTATCACTCCTGGCGAAATTCCGCCAAAGAATGGCCTATTCCTAATGGATGTGGTGCCTGATGGCGAACCTATGTTCGGCTTTCCCAATATTTCAGACAACGCGGAAATTGTTGAGCTTATTGCCTCTGGCGCATTGATGATTTTATTTACCACAGGACGAGGGTCTGTGGTCGGTTCGGCGATTTCGCCCGTGATAAAAATATGCGCCAACCCAGAAACTTATCGCAACTTAAGTGAAGACATGGACATTAATGCAGGCAGCGTCATTGACGGTAACCATACGGTTGAGGATATAGGTCAACAAATTTACGACTGTGTACTTAAGGTTGCCAGTGGCCAGCAAACCAAGTCGGAAGCACTCGGCCATAAAGAGTTCATCTTAACCTATAAGCGCTTTAACACTAGCGACACAACGACCATTGAGGCGATCGGGCCTGCTTGTTTAGCTCATTAG
- a CDS encoding aldehyde dehydrogenase (NADP(+)) produces the protein MNTVFDTHSMIAGQWFEGSGDSFESWDPSLNKAIANIKSCTLLDVNAALSAAVEAKTLLDTKTSAEIAEFLNVLADEIEALKGAFIPVAMAETGLPEARLQGETGRTCGQIRAFAALVAEGSWRQASIDTADPNRQPVPKPDVRAMNISLGPIAVFGASNFPFAFGTLGGDSAAALAAGNPIIVKGHPSHPLTSRYFAQAIANALQKADFPMGTFSLLQGCGTELGSELVKHPEIKAVGFTGSLGGGRALMDIAAKRAEPIPVYAEMGSINPVFIMPEALDSRSDAIAQGLAGSIAMGCGQFCTSPGLIVCLNSELPKLLAHYLSEQTPGVMLNPGIADAMQSALASRQNNSRVEFLTGGLSDTPLTPKASLMQINAADFLASGQSIAEYSEEIFGPASLVVNCESTEQMLAVAKSLSGNLTATIHADDYQSQSLSALLSLLKPRTGRILFNGFPTGVEVCQSMQHGGPYPASSFAHATSVGTAAISRFVSRNAYQNWPDELLPVELQNDNPMGILRMIDNHYSRTAIAIEKA, from the coding sequence ATGAACACTGTATTTGATACACACTCGATGATTGCTGGCCAATGGTTTGAAGGCAGTGGTGATAGCTTTGAATCTTGGGACCCAAGCCTAAACAAAGCGATTGCAAACATTAAAAGCTGCACCCTTTTGGATGTTAATGCAGCGCTAAGCGCAGCTGTTGAAGCGAAAACCTTGCTAGATACCAAAACCAGCGCTGAGATAGCAGAGTTCTTAAATGTACTTGCGGATGAAATTGAAGCATTAAAAGGTGCATTTATTCCTGTTGCTATGGCGGAAACTGGCTTACCTGAAGCACGCTTGCAAGGAGAAACCGGTCGAACTTGTGGGCAAATTCGCGCCTTTGCTGCCTTAGTGGCAGAAGGTAGTTGGCGACAAGCGTCAATAGATACAGCTGATCCCAATCGCCAGCCCGTACCTAAACCCGATGTTCGTGCGATGAATATTAGCTTGGGGCCAATTGCCGTATTTGGCGCCTCTAATTTTCCATTTGCTTTTGGCACCCTCGGCGGTGACAGCGCAGCAGCGCTTGCAGCAGGCAACCCTATTATTGTCAAAGGTCACCCTAGCCACCCACTCACCTCACGTTATTTTGCACAGGCGATAGCTAATGCCTTACAAAAAGCTGATTTTCCAATGGGCACTTTTTCATTATTACAAGGCTGCGGCACCGAACTGGGTAGTGAGCTAGTTAAGCACCCAGAGATCAAAGCTGTTGGCTTTACTGGCTCGTTAGGTGGTGGACGCGCACTAATGGACATTGCCGCCAAACGAGCAGAGCCTATTCCTGTTTATGCGGAAATGGGCAGTATTAATCCTGTGTTTATTATGCCGGAAGCGTTAGATAGTCGCTCCGACGCTATTGCCCAAGGACTTGCTGGTTCAATTGCCATGGGCTGCGGCCAATTTTGTACCTCGCCGGGACTTATTGTCTGCCTTAATAGTGAGTTACCCAAACTATTAGCACATTACTTAAGTGAGCAAACACCCGGTGTCATGCTTAACCCCGGTATCGCCGATGCCATGCAAAGTGCATTGGCTAGTCGCCAAAACAATAGTCGAGTAGAGTTCTTAACTGGTGGGCTAAGCGATACCCCATTGACGCCAAAGGCGAGTTTAATGCAAATAAACGCTGCTGATTTTCTTGCAAGTGGTCAATCGATAGCTGAGTACAGTGAAGAAATTTTCGGGCCAGCATCGCTAGTCGTTAACTGTGAATCAACCGAGCAAATGCTAGCTGTAGCGAAGAGTCTATCGGGCAACCTTACGGCTACAATACATGCCGATGATTACCAATCACAAAGTTTAAGCGCCCTACTCAGCCTGTTAAAGCCACGCACAGGCAGAATTTTATTTAATGGTTTTCCAACTGGCGTTGAGGTTTGTCAGTCAATGCAGCATGGCGGCCCATATCCGGCGTCATCATTTGCCCACGCCACCAGTGTTGGTACTGCTGCCATCAGCCGTTTTGTAAGCCGTAATGCGTACCAAAACTGGCCTGACGAATTACTGCCTGTTGAATTGCAAAATGACAACCCAATGGGGATTTTGCGCATGATAGACAACCACTATAGCCGCACGGCAATCGCAATTGAAAAGGCCTAA
- a CDS encoding fumarylacetoacetate hydrolase family protein yields the protein MTDLTHFNTVKEFSLQGCIPSNQGTWLGRAWLPADISPLGIAGPVVITVRQDDVIALCDHYLTISDVLADSNAVQTIKQTQGSLICSLTELLENSLFYQRESQLSDQSKPVLLAPNDVQSIKACGVTFAASMLERMIEERALGDPAKAEAIRAMVHQTVGDDIGSIVPGSEQAMALKQQLIDQGMWSQYLEVGIGPDVEVFTKGQPMSAIACGQELGVLATSQWNNPEPEIALLINAQGNCIGAALANDVNLRDYEGRSALLLGKAKDQNGSSPIGPLFRLFDGDFTLEDAMNAEITLTITGEDGFVNQGANIMSQISRTPEDIIKQVCNRSHQYPDGITMMLGTMFAPTDDRHETGMGFTHELGDRVEISTPKLGKLVNWVNHCHQIPSWQYGITELMNFVCQVKVAQANAN from the coding sequence ATGACAGATTTAACCCATTTCAATACGGTAAAAGAATTCTCCCTGCAAGGATGCATCCCCTCTAATCAAGGCACTTGGCTTGGCCGCGCCTGGCTACCGGCCGATATTAGCCCTCTTGGCATTGCTGGCCCAGTGGTGATAACGGTTCGACAGGACGACGTAATTGCGCTTTGTGATCATTACCTGACGATTAGTGATGTGCTTGCCGACAGCAATGCTGTGCAAACCATAAAGCAAACACAAGGCTCGTTAATTTGCTCATTAACTGAGTTACTAGAAAATAGCCTATTTTATCAACGCGAATCGCAACTTAGTGATCAATCAAAGCCCGTGTTACTTGCACCTAACGATGTTCAATCCATCAAAGCTTGTGGCGTTACCTTTGCTGCCAGTATGCTTGAGCGGATGATTGAAGAGCGTGCTCTCGGTGACCCAGCCAAGGCCGAAGCGATCCGCGCTATGGTGCATCAAACCGTTGGCGACGATATTGGCAGTATTGTGCCCGGTAGCGAGCAAGCCATGGCGTTAAAGCAACAACTGATCGACCAAGGCATGTGGTCGCAATACCTTGAAGTAGGAATAGGCCCCGATGTTGAAGTATTTACCAAAGGCCAACCGATGTCGGCTATTGCCTGCGGGCAAGAGCTTGGGGTGTTGGCCACCAGTCAATGGAATAACCCTGAGCCAGAAATTGCCTTGCTGATTAATGCGCAAGGAAACTGCATCGGAGCAGCGCTAGCAAACGACGTTAACCTGCGCGACTATGAAGGACGCAGTGCACTATTACTGGGTAAAGCAAAAGATCAAAATGGTAGCAGCCCAATTGGCCCACTATTTCGCTTATTTGATGGTGACTTTACCCTTGAAGATGCCATGAATGCGGAAATCACGTTGACCATTACTGGGGAAGACGGTTTTGTGAATCAAGGCGCTAACATCATGTCGCAAATCAGCCGCACGCCTGAAGATATTATCAAGCAAGTATGCAATCGCTCGCACCAATACCCTGATGGCATAACCATGATGTTAGGCACTATGTTTGCGCCTACCGATGATCGCCATGAAACGGGTATGGGCTTCACCCACGAACTAGGCGATCGAGTCGAAATATCAACGCCAAAACTCGGCAAGCTAGTTAACTGGGTTAACCATTGCCATCAAATTCCAAGCTGGCAATATGGTATTACCGAATTAATGAACTTTGTTTGCCAAGTAAAAGTTGCTCAAGCCAATGCTAATTAG
- a CDS encoding aldo/keto reductase: MQQELKTAQRKIGNTDLVIDTLGFGCAPLGNLYQPISDHDARALLDNAWQAGFRYFDTAPHYGQGLSERRTGDLLRADQDHDYVLSTKVGRLLKPAGYAKERHSYQSPMPFDIHYDYSYDGIMRSFEDSLQRLGLDTIDILYMHDIGEVTHGEANNHHFPIAMQGGYKAMAELRQQGLVKAIGLGVNEYQVCEQALDHGDWDCFLLAGRYTLLEQESIHTFLPKCKQRNCSIIVGGAYNSGILATGTKKGGTLYYDYEPAPEHVIAKVKKLEALCDEFQIPLAAAALQFPLAHPSVASVIPGMGNAKRINQTLELFNTNIPAEFWQQLRVQQLVGDNVPLPQGS; this comes from the coding sequence ATGCAGCAAGAGCTAAAAACCGCACAGCGAAAAATCGGTAACACAGACCTAGTCATAGACACATTAGGTTTTGGTTGTGCGCCGCTTGGTAATTTATACCAGCCAATTAGTGACCACGACGCTAGAGCCTTGCTTGATAATGCTTGGCAAGCTGGTTTTCGCTACTTTGATACCGCTCCCCATTATGGTCAAGGCCTGAGCGAGCGACGCACAGGTGATTTACTGCGCGCCGATCAAGACCACGACTATGTGTTATCAACTAAAGTTGGTCGCCTGTTAAAACCTGCTGGTTATGCAAAAGAGCGTCACAGTTACCAGTCACCCATGCCGTTTGATATTCATTATGACTACAGCTACGACGGCATTATGCGTTCGTTCGAGGATAGCCTACAGCGCTTAGGTCTAGACACCATTGATATCCTTTATATGCATGACATCGGTGAGGTTACCCACGGTGAAGCCAATAACCACCACTTCCCAATCGCAATGCAAGGTGGCTATAAAGCAATGGCAGAGCTTCGCCAGCAAGGACTCGTAAAAGCTATAGGTTTAGGCGTTAACGAATACCAAGTGTGTGAACAAGCGCTTGATCACGGCGACTGGGATTGCTTCTTGTTAGCAGGTCGCTACACGCTACTTGAACAAGAATCTATTCATACATTTCTACCTAAATGTAAGCAACGTAACTGCTCCATTATTGTCGGTGGCGCATACAACTCTGGCATTTTAGCGACCGGTACGAAAAAAGGCGGCACGCTTTACTATGATTACGAGCCCGCCCCAGAGCATGTCATTGCTAAAGTAAAGAAACTCGAAGCGCTCTGCGATGAGTTTCAAATTCCACTCGCCGCTGCCGCACTGCAATTTCCGCTGGCTCACCCCAGTGTTGCCAGCGTGATACCGGGTATGGGCAATGCCAAACGTATTAATCAAACACTAGAGTTGTTCAACACTAACATTCCAGCTGAGTTTTGGCAGCAACTGCGCGTGCAGCAGCTGGTTGGCGACAATGTGCCATTACCGCAAGGAAGCTAG
- a CDS encoding amidohydrolase family protein, protein MMNKVDSHQHYWLLKRNDYGWLTPALDKLYHDFLPTDLAPHRQAHHVAQTVLVQAAPTLEETEYLLSLAAAESSIAGVVGWVDFDADDVIATLDTLAANPSFKGVRPMLQDIEDPAWIANPDYAAIFTKLAELKLTFDALVKPEHLPYIFDIAKQNPDLAIVIDHFAKPNVAEKQFDDWASAMQRFQPLSNVFVKCSGITTEASPAQASADDYLDYFTTLVKAFGHGRIMWGSDWPVLNLNSSYPAWVELCETLISDWSMQEQQAFWAGTAKSFYQLPPLS, encoded by the coding sequence ATGATGAATAAAGTCGACAGCCATCAACATTACTGGCTACTTAAACGCAATGATTATGGCTGGTTAACGCCCGCCCTTGATAAGCTCTATCATGATTTTTTACCTACAGATTTAGCGCCACATAGACAAGCACATCATGTTGCTCAAACTGTGCTGGTACAAGCTGCACCAACACTCGAAGAAACCGAGTATTTATTATCGTTAGCAGCTGCAGAAAGCAGCATTGCTGGCGTAGTTGGTTGGGTTGATTTTGACGCCGATGACGTCATTGCAACCCTTGATACGTTGGCGGCTAATCCAAGTTTCAAAGGGGTTCGACCTATGCTGCAAGACATCGAAGACCCTGCATGGATAGCAAACCCAGATTATGCTGCAATTTTTACTAAGCTCGCTGAATTAAAACTGACGTTTGACGCTTTAGTTAAACCTGAACATTTGCCTTATATCTTTGATATTGCCAAGCAAAACCCAGATTTAGCGATTGTGATAGACCATTTCGCCAAGCCCAATGTAGCAGAAAAGCAGTTTGACGATTGGGCCTCAGCAATGCAGCGCTTTCAGCCACTTTCTAATGTGTTTGTAAAATGCTCCGGCATTACCACCGAGGCAAGCCCTGCACAAGCGAGTGCCGATGATTATCTCGACTACTTCACGACTTTAGTCAAGGCCTTTGGCCATGGCCGCATTATGTGGGGCAGCGACTGGCCAGTACTTAATCTCAACAGTAGTTATCCGGCATGGGTTGAGCTTTGCGAAACATTAATTAGTGATTGGTCGATGCAAGAACAGCAGGCTTTTTGGGCAGGCACTGCAAAAAGCTTTTATCAACTGCCGCCTTTGTCATGA
- a CDS encoding SDR family NAD(P)-dependent oxidoreductase: MSQLSSTAIVTGGGSGIGQAIAITLAKQGYKVVIADLDLAAAQQTQELINKKVANASSAISVALNVADGEQVTQVFNEIAAEHGIDILINNAGIGAVGTIEETSEAELDKLYSVNVKGVYHCALAAISAMKKQQSGIIINMASVASSVGIADRFAYSMTKGAVLTMTYSIAKDYLSDNIRCNCVSPGRVHTPFVDAFLDKNYPDNKAEMFDKLSKTQPIGRMGTPDEVASVVAYLCSPQAAFITGSNFPVDGGFVTLNN, translated from the coding sequence ATGAGTCAGTTATCATCAACTGCGATTGTCACCGGTGGTGGCAGCGGTATCGGGCAAGCGATTGCCATCACTCTGGCTAAACAAGGGTATAAAGTGGTTATTGCCGACCTTGATTTAGCCGCAGCTCAGCAAACCCAAGAGCTAATTAATAAGAAAGTCGCTAATGCCAGTAGCGCCATTAGTGTGGCGCTCAATGTTGCAGACGGCGAACAAGTCACCCAAGTTTTTAATGAAATAGCGGCCGAACACGGCATCGATATTTTGATCAATAATGCTGGCATTGGCGCGGTTGGCACCATAGAAGAAACCAGTGAAGCTGAGCTGGATAAGCTTTATAGCGTGAATGTTAAGGGTGTTTACCATTGTGCGCTAGCGGCTATTTCAGCGATGAAAAAACAGCAATCGGGCATCATCATCAATATGGCATCGGTGGCATCTAGTGTTGGTATTGCCGATCGCTTTGCCTATTCAATGACTAAAGGCGCCGTACTCACCATGACCTATTCTATCGCCAAAGACTATCTCAGCGACAACATTCGCTGTAATTGTGTATCGCCAGGGCGTGTACACACACCTTTCGTGGATGCCTTTCTGGATAAAAACTACCCAGATAACAAAGCAGAAATGTTCGACAAATTATCGAAAACGCAACCTATCGGACGCATGGGCACACCAGATGAAGTTGCCAGCGTAGTTGCCTATTTATGCTCACCGCAGGCGGCCTTTATTACTGGCAGTAACTTTCCCGTTGATGGTGGCTTTGTCACGCTGAACAACTAG